In Streptococcus oralis, a single window of DNA contains:
- the pepF gene encoding oligoendopeptidase F, whose product MEQKHRSEFPEKELWDLTALYQDREDFLRAIEKTREDINQFSRDYKGNLHTFEDFEKAFAELEQIYIQMSHIGNYAFMPQTTDYSNEDFANIAQAGMEFETDASVALTFFDDALVEADEEVLDRLGELPHLTAAIRQAKIKKAHYLGADVEKALTNLGEVFYSPQDIYTKMRAGDFEMADFEAYGKTYKNSFVTYENFYQNHEDAEVREKSFRSFSEGLRKHQNTAAAAYLAQVKSEKLLADMKGYDSVFDYLLAEQEVDRAMFDRQIDLIMKDFAPVAQRYLKHVAKVNGLEKMTFADWKLDLDSALNPEVTIDDAYDLVMKSVAPLGQEYTQEIARYQEERWVDFAANSGKDSGGYAADPYRVHPYVLMSWTGRLSDVYTLIHEIGHSGQFIFSDNHQSYFNAHMSTYYVEAPSTFNELLLSDYLEHQSDDPRQKRFALAHRLTDTYFHNFITHLLEAAFQRKVYTLIEEGETFGASKLNSIMKEVLTDFWGDAIEIDDDAALTWMRQAHYYMGLYSYTYSAGLVISTAGYLHLKHSETGAEDWLNLLKSGGSKTPLESAMIIGADISTDKPLRDTIQFLSDTVDQIIAYSAELGNKIIKVQQ is encoded by the coding sequence ATGGAACAAAAACACCGTTCAGAATTTCCAGAAAAGGAACTTTGGGACTTAACAGCCCTATACCAAGACCGTGAGGATTTCTTGCGTGCAATCGAGAAAACGCGCGAAGACATCAACCAATTTAGCCGTGACTACAAGGGCAATCTTCACACTTTTGAGGATTTCGAGAAGGCCTTTGCGGAATTGGAGCAAATTTATATCCAGATGAGCCATATCGGTAATTACGCCTTTATGCCTCAGACGACAGACTATAGCAATGAAGATTTTGCTAATATTGCCCAAGCTGGGATGGAATTTGAAACAGATGCCAGTGTAGCCTTGACCTTTTTTGACGACGCCTTGGTGGAAGCTGATGAGGAAGTCTTGGACCGTTTGGGTGAATTACCTCACTTGACGGCAGCCATTCGTCAGGCCAAAATCAAAAAAGCCCACTATCTAGGTGCCGATGTGGAGAAGGCTTTGACCAATCTCGGTGAAGTTTTCTACAGTCCACAGGACATTTACACTAAGATGCGAGCTGGGGACTTTGAAATGGCTGACTTTGAAGCCTATGGCAAGACCTATAAAAACAGCTTTGTGACCTATGAAAATTTCTACCAGAACCACGAGGACGCTGAGGTTCGTGAGAAATCTTTCCGTTCTTTCTCAGAGGGACTTCGTAAGCACCAAAATACGGCTGCGGCAGCCTACTTAGCTCAGGTCAAGTCTGAAAAACTGTTGGCAGATATGAAGGGCTACGACTCGGTTTTTGATTATCTTCTAGCTGAGCAAGAAGTGGACCGTGCCATGTTTGACCGTCAGATTGACCTCATCATGAAGGACTTTGCGCCAGTTGCTCAGAGATACCTCAAGCATGTTGCCAAGGTCAATGGTCTTGAAAAGATGACCTTTGCAGACTGGAAATTGGACTTGGACAGCGCCCTTAATCCTGAAGTGACTATTGATGACGCCTATGACTTGGTCATGAAGTCAGTCGCACCATTGGGTCAAGAATACACCCAAGAAATTGCTCGCTATCAAGAAGAGCGCTGGGTGGACTTCGCTGCCAATAGTGGCAAGGATTCTGGTGGTTATGCGGCGGATCCATATCGCGTGCACCCTTATGTCCTCATGAGCTGGACTGGTCGTTTGAGCGATGTTTATACCTTGATTCATGAAATCGGGCATTCTGGTCAATTCATCTTTTCAGATAATCACCAAAGTTACTTCAATGCCCACATGTCTACTTACTATGTCGAAGCGCCATCAACCTTCAATGAATTGCTTCTCAGTGACTACTTGGAGCACCAGTCTGATGATCCACGTCAAAAACGCTTCGCTCTTGCTCATCGCTTGACAGACACCTACTTCCATAATTTCATCACCCACCTCTTGGAAGCAGCATTCCAGCGTAAGGTTTATACATTGATTGAAGAAGGAGAAACCTTCGGAGCAAGCAAACTTAACAGCATTATGAAGGAAGTCTTGACGGATTTCTGGGGAGATGCCATTGAGATTGATGATGATGCAGCTCTGACTTGGATGCGCCAAGCTCACTATTACATGGGCTTGTATAGCTACACCTACTCTGCTGGCCTTGTTATCTCGACTGCGGGTTACCTCCATCTGAAACATTCCGAAACTGGAGCTGAAGACTGGCTAAATCTTCTTAAATCAGGTGGTAGTAAGACACCGCTTGAGTCAGCCATGATTATCGGAGCGGATATCTCAACAGACAAACCACTCCGTGATACTATCCAATTCCTGTCAGACACAGTTGACCAGATTATCGCCTACAGTGCGGAGTTGGGGAATAAAATCATAAAAGTGCAACAATAG
- a CDS encoding 16S rRNA (uracil(1498)-N(3))-methyltransferase, with protein MQQYFVKGSAVSPVTIEDKESSKHMFQVMRLKEEDEVTLVFDDGIKRLARVLDVENRQFELVQELAENVELPIQVTIASGFPKGDKLEFITQKVTELGASQIWAFPADWSVAKWDGKKLGKKVEKLEKITLGAAEQSKRNIVPSIQLFEKKADFLTQFDQFDSIIVAYEESAKEGEAAALLQAVTGLEKGAKLLFIFGPEGGLSPAEIESFEAKGAVLAGLGPRILRAETAPLYALSALSVLVELEK; from the coding sequence ATGCAGCAGTATTTTGTCAAGGGTAGTGCAGTCTCTCCTGTCACCATTGAGGACAAGGAATCCAGCAAGCATATGTTTCAGGTTATGCGCCTGAAAGAAGAGGATGAAGTGACCTTGGTCTTTGATGATGGGATCAAGCGCTTGGCGCGCGTGCTAGATGTGGAAAATCGTCAGTTTGAGTTGGTCCAAGAATTAGCTGAAAATGTCGAACTTCCCATCCAAGTGACTATCGCATCAGGCTTTCCCAAGGGAGACAAGCTGGAGTTTATCACTCAAAAAGTAACGGAACTGGGTGCCAGCCAAATTTGGGCCTTCCCTGCTGACTGGTCAGTTGCCAAGTGGGACGGCAAGAAATTGGGTAAAAAGGTTGAAAAACTAGAAAAAATCACCCTTGGAGCGGCAGAACAAAGCAAGCGTAATATCGTTCCAAGTATCCAGCTTTTCGAGAAGAAAGCAGATTTTCTAACTCAGTTTGACCAGTTTGACTCTATTATAGTAGCCTATGAAGAATCAGCAAAAGAGGGAGAAGCCGCGGCCCTCTTACAAGCAGTCACTGGTCTTGAAAAGGGAGCTAAATTGCTCTTTATCTTTGGTCCAGAAGGCGGTCTCTCACCTGCAGAAATTGAAAGTTTTGAAGCTAAAGGAGCAGTCTTGGCAGGTCTTGGTCCTCGCATTTTGCGAGCGGAAACAGCACCGCTTTATGCCTTATCAGCCCTTAGTGTTTTAGTAGAATTAGAGAAATAA
- the prmA gene encoding 50S ribosomal protein L11 methyltransferase: METWQELKVTVKREGEELVSNLLIELGAQGVAIEDSMDYVGNVDRFGEIFPEVEQQEEIVVTAYYPDTVDVAVVEADLQARLAELTDFMDLGEVKMGTTDLAEEDWADNWKKYYEPARITHDLTIVPSWTDYEATAGEKIIKLDPGMAFGTGTHPTTKMSLFALEQVLRGGETVLDVGTGSGVLSISSSLLGAKEIFAYDLDDVAVRVAQENIELNPGMENIHVAAGDLLKGVEIEADVIVANILADILIHLTDDAYRLVKDEGYLIMSGIIKDKWDMVRESAESAGFFLETHMIQGEWNACVFKKTKDISGVIGG, translated from the coding sequence ATGGAAACATGGCAAGAGTTAAAAGTTACAGTGAAGCGCGAGGGAGAGGAGCTGGTCTCCAATCTCTTGATTGAGTTGGGGGCGCAAGGTGTTGCGATTGAAGACAGTATGGACTATGTGGGGAATGTCGACCGTTTTGGTGAGATTTTCCCAGAGGTTGAGCAACAAGAAGAAATCGTAGTGACAGCCTACTATCCGGATACGGTTGATGTGGCAGTGGTTGAGGCGGACTTGCAGGCTCGCCTAGCAGAATTGACCGATTTTATGGATCTAGGAGAGGTCAAGATGGGGACGACTGACTTGGCTGAGGAAGACTGGGCAGACAACTGGAAGAAATACTATGAGCCAGCTCGTATCACCCATGACTTGACCATCGTGCCGTCTTGGACAGACTATGAGGCGACTGCGGGAGAAAAGATTATCAAGCTGGACCCTGGCATGGCCTTTGGGACTGGGACGCATCCAACCACTAAGATGAGCCTTTTTGCCTTGGAGCAGGTTCTTCGTGGTGGCGAAACGGTGCTTGATGTGGGAACTGGTTCAGGTGTCCTCTCCATTTCCAGCTCGCTTCTGGGTGCCAAGGAAATTTTCGCCTATGACCTGGATGATGTGGCGGTTCGTGTCGCTCAGGAAAATATTGAGCTCAACCCTGGCATGGAGAATATACATGTAGCGGCTGGAGATTTGCTTAAGGGTGTTGAGATTGAGGCAGATGTGATTGTGGCTAATATCTTGGCGGATATTCTCATTCATCTGACAGACGATGCTTATCGTTTGGTCAAGGACGAAGGCTACCTCATCATGAGTGGGATTATCAAGGACAAGTGGGACATGGTACGCGAGTCAGCTGAGTCAGCTGGATTTTTCCTTGAAACCCACATGATTCAAGGGGAATGGAATGCCTGTGTCTTTAAGAAGACTAAGGATATTTCAGGTGTGATTGGAGGCTAA
- a CDS encoding NUDIX hydrolase — protein MELLDKHLDFTGCKIALFCGDKLLTILRDDKDNIPWPNMWELPGGGREGDESPFECAAREVYEELGIHLTEDCLLWSKVYPSMLFEGKESVFLVGKLTQEQFDSIVFGDEGQGYKLMGIDEFLGSDRVVPQLQDRVRDYMEEMK, from the coding sequence ATGGAATTATTGGATAAACACTTGGATTTTACGGGTTGTAAAATTGCCCTCTTTTGTGGAGATAAGCTACTGACCATCTTGCGTGATGACAAGGACAATATCCCTTGGCCCAATATGTGGGAATTGCCAGGTGGTGGTCGCGAAGGGGACGAAAGTCCTTTCGAGTGCGCAGCGCGTGAAGTTTATGAAGAACTAGGAATTCATCTGACTGAGGATTGCCTGCTCTGGAGTAAGGTGTACCCAAGTATGCTTTTTGAGGGGAAGGAATCCGTCTTTCTGGTTGGTAAGTTAACGCAGGAACAGTTTGATAGTATCGTCTTTGGTGATGAAGGGCAGGGCTACAAACTGATGGGCATTGACGAGTTTCTTGGCTCAGATAGGGTTGTACCCCAGTTGCAGGATAGAGTGAGGGATTATATGGAGGAAATGAAGTGA
- a CDS encoding DUF3013 family protein — MATYGFLDVLEEELEKNFPFDFEISWDKRNHAVEVSFLLEAQNAAGVEMVDEDGEVSSDDILFEEAVLFYNPAKSTVNEEDYLTVIPYLPKKGFSREFLNYFALFLKDTAEVGLDALMDFLEDPEAEEFVMEWNQEVFEEGKVGLEEGEFYPYPRY; from the coding sequence ATGGCAACATACGGATTTTTAGATGTTTTAGAGGAAGAATTGGAGAAGAACTTTCCCTTTGACTTTGAGATTAGTTGGGACAAGCGCAACCATGCGGTAGAAGTGAGTTTTCTTTTGGAAGCACAAAACGCTGCAGGTGTGGAGATGGTGGACGAGGACGGAGAGGTATCATCAGACGATATCCTCTTTGAAGAAGCAGTCCTTTTCTACAATCCTGCCAAGTCAACAGTCAATGAGGAAGACTATTTGACAGTTATCCCTTACCTACCTAAAAAAGGTTTTTCTCGTGAATTTTTAAACTATTTTGCGCTATTCCTCAAAGACACTGCAGAGGTTGGGCTGGATGCGCTCATGGACTTTTTGGAAGACCCAGAAGCAGAAGAATTTGTCATGGAATGGAACCAAGAAGTCTTTGAAGAAGGAAAAGTCGGTTTGGAAGAAGGAGAATTTTACCCTTATCCGAGATACTAG
- a CDS encoding replication-associated recombination protein A, giving the protein MPDNLALRMRPKTIDQVIGQEHLIGPGKIIRRMVEANRLSSMILYGPPGIGKTSIASAIAGTTKYAFRTFNATVDSKKRLQEIAEEAKFSGGLVLLLDEIHRLDKTKQDFLLPLLESGLVIMIGATTENPFFSVTPAIRSRVQIFELEPLSNQDVKEAIQIALSDPERGFDFPVELDEDALDFIATSTNGDLRSAFNSLDLAVLSTPENDKGIRHITLDIMENSLQRSYITMDKDGDGHYDVLSALQKSIRGSDVDASLHYAARLIEAGDLPSLARRLTVIAYEDIGLANPEAQIHTVTALDAAQKIGFPEARILIANVVIDLALSPKSNSAYVAMDKALADLKTSGHLPIPRHLRDGHYSGSKELGNAQNYLYPHNYPGNWVKQDYLPEKIKDQHYFTPEDTGKYERALAQRKETIDKLRDL; this is encoded by the coding sequence ATGCCAGACAATCTCGCGCTTCGCATGCGCCCCAAAACCATCGACCAGGTCATCGGTCAGGAGCATCTAATCGGACCTGGAAAAATTATCCGTCGCATGGTGGAAGCCAATCGTCTGTCCTCCATGATTCTCTACGGACCTCCAGGAATCGGAAAGACCAGTATCGCCTCTGCCATCGCTGGGACCACCAAGTATGCCTTTCGGACCTTTAATGCGACAGTCGATAGTAAGAAGCGACTGCAAGAAATTGCTGAAGAGGCTAAATTCTCAGGTGGACTAGTTCTGCTACTGGACGAGATTCATCGTCTTGACAAGACTAAACAAGACTTCCTCTTGCCACTCTTAGAAAGCGGACTGGTTATCATGATTGGGGCTACGACTGAAAATCCCTTCTTTTCTGTCACTCCAGCCATCCGCAGTCGTGTTCAGATTTTTGAATTAGAACCCTTGTCCAACCAAGATGTCAAAGAGGCGATTCAAATCGCTCTATCTGACCCTGAGCGTGGTTTTGATTTCCCAGTTGAGCTAGATGAGGATGCCCTTGATTTCATCGCGACCTCTACAAATGGAGACCTGCGTTCTGCTTTTAATTCGCTAGATTTGGCTGTTCTCTCTACTCCCGAAAATGACAAGGGCATCCGCCATATCACACTGGATATCATGGAAAACAGCCTGCAGAGGAGTTACATTACCATGGATAAGGATGGGGACGGTCACTACGATGTCCTTTCAGCCCTGCAAAAGTCTATCCGTGGCTCGGATGTTGATGCCAGTCTCCACTACGCGGCCCGCTTGATTGAGGCTGGGGATCTGCCTAGTCTCGCTCGTCGCTTGACTGTTATTGCTTATGAAGATATCGGTTTGGCCAATCCTGAAGCTCAGATTCATACCGTAACTGCTCTAGATGCTGCTCAAAAGATTGGGTTCCCAGAAGCTCGCATTCTCATTGCCAATGTCGTGATTGACTTGGCCCTCTCTCCAAAATCCAACTCAGCCTATGTGGCCATGGACAAGGCCCTTGCTGATCTCAAAACATCAGGGCATTTGCCTATCCCTCGACACCTGCGCGATGGCCACTACAGTGGAAGCAAGGAACTTGGGAACGCCCAAAACTATCTCTATCCGCACAACTATCCTGGAAACTGGGTCAAGCAAGACTATCTGCCAGAAAAAATCAAAGACCAGCACTACTTCACTCCGGAAGATACTGGCAAATACGAACGGGCTTTAGCTCAACGCAAGGAAACCATTGATAAATTACGGGACTTGTGA
- a CDS encoding M protein trans-acting positive regulator PRD domain-containing protein, with protein sequence MRDLLSKKSHRQLELLELLFENKRWFHISELAELLHCTERSVKNDLSHVRSSFPDLIFHSSTNGIRIINTDDSDIEMVYHHFFKHSTHFSILEFIFFNEGCDTDSICKEFYISSSSLYRIISHINKIIKKQYRFEISLNSVRITGNEIDIRYFFAQYFSEKYYFLEWPFEDFSVEPLCKLLALVYKETAFPVNFATQRMLKLLLVTNLYRIKFGHFLEVEKNSFNNQLLESFMQAEGIEDIVAIFDSEYHISLNKEVIGQLFVSYFQKMFFIDEEVFLNHAKTDSYVKKSYQLLGDLVDQVSREYSLQVDNKDNLIWHMHNTAHLHRQELSTEFILFDQKGNTIKNFQNIFPRFVSEVKEGIEHYLETLDMDYNSMKVNHLSYTFITHSKHLVLNLLQNQPKLKVLVMSNFDQYHAKSVAETLAYYCSNNFELEVWSELELSLDALKESPYDIIISNFIIPPIENKRLIYSNNVNTVALISLLNAMMFIRLDE encoded by the coding sequence ATGAGAGATTTATTATCGAAAAAAAGTCACAGACAATTAGAATTATTGGAATTACTATTTGAAAACAAACGCTGGTTTCATATTTCAGAACTAGCAGAATTATTGCACTGTACAGAACGTTCTGTAAAAAATGACTTGTCCCATGTCAGGTCTTCTTTTCCTGACTTGATATTTCATTCCTCAACAAACGGCATCCGTATCATTAATACCGATGATAGTGATATTGAGATGGTCTATCATCATTTTTTTAAGCATTCAACCCACTTTTCAATTTTAGAATTTATCTTCTTTAATGAAGGATGTGATACTGATAGTATTTGCAAAGAGTTTTATATCAGTTCTTCCTCTCTTTACCGTATCATCAGTCATATTAATAAAATTATTAAGAAGCAATATCGTTTTGAAATTAGCCTCAATTCAGTTCGAATCACTGGAAATGAAATCGATATCCGTTACTTTTTTGCCCAATATTTTTCAGAGAAATATTATTTCCTTGAATGGCCCTTTGAAGATTTTTCTGTAGAACCCTTGTGTAAGCTGTTGGCACTGGTCTATAAAGAAACTGCATTTCCAGTCAATTTCGCCACTCAACGAATGTTAAAGTTGCTCCTCGTTACAAATTTATACCGAATAAAGTTTGGTCATTTCTTGGAAGTTGAGAAAAATTCTTTTAACAATCAATTGTTGGAATCTTTCATGCAGGCAGAAGGAATCGAAGACATTGTAGCGATCTTTGACTCTGAATATCATATCTCTTTGAATAAAGAAGTGATCGGTCAACTGTTTGTATCCTATTTTCAAAAAATGTTTTTCATAGACGAAGAAGTATTTCTCAACCATGCAAAAACAGACAGCTATGTGAAAAAATCGTATCAGTTATTGGGAGATCTAGTAGATCAGGTATCAAGAGAGTATAGTCTCCAAGTAGACAATAAAGACAATCTGATTTGGCATATGCACAATACGGCACATCTGCATCGCCAGGAATTATCAACAGAGTTTATCTTATTTGATCAAAAAGGCAATACAATCAAGAACTTTCAAAATATTTTCCCTCGCTTTGTTTCGGAGGTGAAGGAAGGGATTGAACATTACCTAGAGACTTTGGATATGGATTACAATTCAATGAAAGTCAATCACTTGAGCTATACTTTTATTACCCATAGCAAACACTTAGTGTTAAATCTTTTACAAAATCAACCTAAATTAAAGGTTTTGGTTATGAGTAATTTTGATCAGTATCATGCAAAATCAGTAGCAGAGACACTTGCTTACTATTGCAGCAACAATTTTGAACTGGAGGTCTGGAGTGAATTAGAGTTATCACTTGATGCTCTAAAAGAATCACCTTACGACATCATTATTTCTAATTTTATTATTCCTCCTATTGAAAATAAGAGATTGATCTATTCCAATAATGTCAATACAGTCGCTCTCATCTCTTTGCTTAACGCAATGATGTTTATTCGACTAGACGAGTAA
- a CDS encoding GlsB/YeaQ/YmgE family stress response membrane protein, giving the protein MLWSIIVGGLIGLIAGAITKKGGSMGLIANIFAGLIGSSVGQSLLGSWGPSLAGMAIIPSIVGAVIVVAVVSFLFGKK; this is encoded by the coding sequence ATGTTGTGGTCCATTATTGTAGGAGGTCTTATTGGTCTCATCGCAGGTGCAATCACTAAAAAAGGGGGTTCAATGGGATTGATTGCAAATATCTTTGCAGGTCTTATCGGTTCATCTGTAGGGCAATCACTTCTAGGTAGCTGGGGACCTTCATTGGCTGGAATGGCTATTATTCCGTCAATCGTTGGTGCAGTGATTGTTGTTGCAGTCGTTTCATTTCTATTTGGTAAAAAATAA
- the amaP gene encoding alkaline shock response membrane anchor protein AmaP gives MSKSKKILLLIFCILILTIFLPILIDYHQVSDLDIHLFSWRDFYAEFLIARYVFWGTLVLSVLVLISILVILFYPKQYLEIQLETQEDTLKLKNSAIEGFVRCLVIDHQLMKEPTVHVNSRKNKCFVSVEGKILPSDNISNRCLVIQNEITHGLKQFFGIEREVKLEVKVKEVEPRKTTKKTVSRVK, from the coding sequence ATGTCAAAATCAAAGAAAATATTGTTACTTATTTTCTGTATCTTAATCTTGACTATTTTCCTTCCTATTCTCATAGATTATCATCAGGTCAGTGATTTAGATATCCACTTATTCAGTTGGAGAGATTTCTACGCTGAATTTCTGATTGCTAGATATGTCTTTTGGGGGACACTTGTCCTATCTGTTTTAGTGTTAATTTCAATCTTAGTGATACTCTTTTATCCTAAACAATATCTAGAGATTCAATTAGAAACTCAAGAAGATACATTAAAACTAAAAAATTCAGCTATCGAAGGCTTTGTTCGATGTTTGGTCATTGATCATCAGTTGATGAAAGAACCAACGGTCCATGTAAATAGCCGCAAAAATAAATGTTTCGTTTCTGTTGAAGGGAAAATTCTTCCTTCAGACAACATCTCAAATCGATGTCTAGTCATTCAGAATGAAATAACTCATGGATTAAAGCAGTTCTTTGGTATTGAACGTGAGGTAAAACTTGAAGTTAAAGTAAAAGAAGTTGAACCTCGAAAAACGACCAAAAAGACTGTTAGTCGTGTAAAGTAA
- a CDS encoding DUF2273 domain-containing protein gives MEWFKKYQYPIIAGLVGVILACFILSFGFFKTLFVLICGALGAFAGYYVKEKYLNK, from the coding sequence ATGGAATGGTTTAAAAAATACCAGTATCCAATCATTGCAGGTTTAGTAGGTGTCATTCTCGCTTGCTTTATCTTATCCTTTGGCTTTTTCAAAACACTATTTGTACTAATTTGTGGAGCCTTAGGAGCATTTGCTGGATACTATGTTAAGGAAAAATATTTAAATAAATAA
- a CDS encoding Asp23/Gls24 family envelope stress response protein — protein MSNVDKNVEKKDVAVVSQDVKGELTYEDKVIQKIIGLSLEKVPGLLDVDGGFFSNLTEKIINTDNVTHGVNVEVGKEQVAVDLNIVVEYQKNVPALYKEIKDVVVSQVTKMTDLEVVEVNVNVVDIKTKEQHEADSVSLQDRVTDVASSTGEFASEQFEKVKSGIGSGVAAVQEKVGEGVEAVKGEAKENARVH, from the coding sequence ATGTCAAACGTAGATAAAAATGTAGAAAAAAAAGATGTCGCTGTTGTTTCTCAAGATGTTAAAGGGGAACTCACTTATGAGGATAAAGTCATCCAAAAAATCATTGGTCTTTCACTTGAAAAAGTACCTGGACTTTTGGATGTGGATGGAGGATTCTTCTCTAATCTAACAGAAAAAATTATCAATACAGATAATGTCACTCATGGTGTCAATGTTGAAGTTGGGAAAGAACAAGTCGCAGTTGACTTGAACATTGTTGTTGAATACCAAAAAAATGTTCCAGCTTTGTACAAAGAAATCAAAGATGTTGTCGTATCACAAGTTACAAAAATGACTGATCTAGAAGTTGTTGAAGTCAATGTGAATGTTGTTGATATCAAAACGAAGGAACAGCATGAAGCAGATTCAGTTAGCCTTCAAGACCGAGTAACTGACGTGGCTTCTTCAACAGGAGAATTTGCTTCAGAACAATTTGAAAAAGTGAAATCTGGTATCGGTTCAGGTGTTGCTGCTGTTCAAGAAAAAGTAGGCGAAGGTGTTGAAGCCGTTAAGGGCGAAGCAAAGGAAAATGCTCGCGTACACTAA
- a CDS encoding CsbD family protein, with protein MSTEEKLNQAKGSIKEGVGKMIGDEKMEKGGTAEKVVSKVKEVAEDAKDAVEGAIEGVKNMLHKDEK; from the coding sequence ATGTCAACAGAAGAAAAATTAAACCAAGCAAAAGGTTCCATTAAAGAAGGTGTCGGCAAAATGATTGGCGATGAAAAAATGGAAAAAGGAGGAACAGCTGAAAAAGTTGTTTCTAAAGTAAAAGAAGTTGCTGAAGATGCTAAAGATGCTGTTGAAGGCGCTATTGAAGGTGTTAAAAACATGCTTCACAAAGACGAAAAATAA
- a CDS encoding GNAT family N-acetyltransferase: MTIRFEENVSPESAQLVCQWSNSLGKSFQEQWMGPMIPFPLTIQVLQDLEGIFSIFDGQEFVGLIQKIRLEDRNLHIGRFFINPQKQGQGLGSQALRKFVSLAFENENIDTISLNVYEANQTAHKLYQKEGFEIVQMVETPIRKYIMKKGR, translated from the coding sequence ATGACAATTCGTTTTGAAGAAAATGTGAGCCCAGAAAGTGCTCAACTCGTATGCCAATGGTCTAACTCCCTTGGCAAATCCTTTCAAGAACAATGGATGGGACCAATGATTCCTTTTCCCTTGACCATTCAAGTCTTGCAAGATTTGGAAGGAATCTTTTCAATCTTTGATGGACAAGAGTTTGTGGGGCTTATCCAGAAAATCAGGCTAGAAGACAGGAATCTTCATATCGGGAGATTTTTTATCAACCCCCAGAAACAGGGACAAGGCTTAGGTAGCCAGGCTTTAAGGAAATTTGTTAGTTTGGCCTTTGAAAATGAAAACATAGATACTATTTCTCTAAATGTCTACGAGGCAAATCAAACAGCTCACAAGCTTTACCAAAAAGAAGGATTTGAAATCGTTCAAATGGTTGAAACACCTATACGAAAATACATCATGAAAAAAGGTAGATAG
- a CDS encoding prepilin peptidase — MIDLYFFLVGSILASFLGLVIDRFPEQSIIFPSSHCDSCQTRLRPLDLIPILSQVVNRFRCRYCKIRYPFWYALFELGLGLLFLAWSWGWISLGQVILITAGLTLGIYDFRHQEYPLLVWLTFHLILMAFCGWSLIMLFFLVLGIIAHFIDIRMGAGDFLFLASCALVFSATELLILIQFASAAGILAFLSQKKKERLPFVPFLLLATCVIIWCKLIL, encoded by the coding sequence ATGATTGATCTTTATTTTTTTCTTGTCGGGAGCATTCTCGCTTCTTTCTTGGGTTTGGTCATTGACCGTTTTCCAGAGCAGTCTATTATCTTTCCTTCTAGCCACTGCGATTCCTGTCAAACTCGCTTGCGTCCGCTAGATTTGATTCCTATCCTTTCGCAGGTGGTTAATCGTTTTCGCTGTCGCTACTGCAAGATTCGCTATCCATTCTGGTATGCCCTCTTTGAACTAGGCTTAGGACTCCTCTTTCTAGCTTGGTCTTGGGGGTGGATTTCCTTGGGTCAAGTCATCCTAATCACTGCTGGTTTGACCTTGGGCATCTACGACTTTCGCCATCAGGAATATCCCTTACTAGTCTGGCTGACGTTCCATCTAATCCTCATGGCTTTCTGTGGTTGGAGTCTGATTATGCTCTTCTTCCTTGTTCTAGGAATCATAGCCCATTTTATCGATATTCGCATGGGCGCAGGGGATTTTCTCTTTCTGGCTTCTTGTGCTCTCGTCTTTAGCGCGACCGAATTACTCATCTTGATCCAGTTTGCTTCTGCGGCAGGGATTTTAGCCTTTCTTTCGCAAAAGAAAAAGGAAAGACTTCCTTTTGTGCCTTTCCTCTTACTTGCTACTTGTGTGATTATTTGGTGTAAATTAATATTGTAA